The Euphorbia lathyris chromosome 4, ddEupLath1.1, whole genome shotgun sequence genomic interval CTTCTTTGCCATCATCATCAATTTCCTCCTTGCTACTCTGATGATTCACTTGTTGAAGAACACCTCTCTCCTCCTCCTGCATGATCCTGGGTCTTGAAGCCTTTGAAGTGCCCGAAAAGCATTGGGGAGAAGGGGGATTTGTCCTGATACTCAACAAGCCTTTCTGCTTTACATTTAGACGACTCGGAGGAGTGTTCTCTGACTCTGCATCATCAATTGCTCTTCTGTACACAACCAATTTTCAATATGAATCAATGAAAAttgaaatccaagatttaattcaTCTGGAGAAAAACACTCTAAAACTTACTTTAACCTCCTCGGCCTGCCTTTCTCTTTTGCTTTCATCAAATCTACCTCCATAGAAACATCTCTTGCCCTTGATGCCATTTTCTTTAGCTCATTGCACAACTCACTAATATGCCCTAGTATATCCTTCCCTGCAAACAAGTTCCTCATGGATAAACTGCTTTTCAGCTTAGGCCTCTCATCATCATCTGCTGCTTTCTTCTTTTCACCATCTTCACTACATGTCTCACTTCTCTTCGTTTTTGCATCTCTACCAAACCACCATAACAAATCAAATTTCTATTGGAATACTACTACAATACAAGGGGTTTTCTGTTTTCTTACCTTGGGTTCCAGTTGCCAAAAGGGGTTTTCAATTTCTCAGATGAGCACAACAACTACAAAGGACAAAACCAACAATTAGATTACTCCATTGAAATAATTAATTctaaggaaagataagaagaaacCTTTTTAGTTGGGGTACTTCTGAAGAAATCCTCAGCTATCTTCGGATGCTTACAATCTGAAAAAGCATTAATTAAATTAGACAAAGGAGATAAGTAAAAAACAAACATCTAAATAAAAGATTCATACCAGGCCTACAGAACCAAGATTCATCATCCACGGACTCTTCCTCATCCTCAGGGTTCAAGAAATCAACCCA includes:
- the LOC136226813 gene encoding uncharacterized protein → MEPAKIDWKLVESIFEEDKLYENINAPKWVDFLNPEDEEESVDDESWFCRPDCKHPKIAEDFFRSTPTKKLLCSSEKLKTPFGNWNPRDAKTKRSETCSEDGEKKKAADDDERPKLKSSLSMRNLFAGKDILGHISELCNELKKMASRARDVSMEVDLMKAKEKGRPRRLKRAIDDAESENTPPSRLNVKQKGLLSIRTNPPSPQCFSGTSKASRPRIMQEEERGVLQQVNHQSSKEEIDDDGKEAKALDVFWFLNPCTLST